In Nonomuraea sp. NBC_00507, the following are encoded in one genomic region:
- a CDS encoding helix-turn-helix domain-containing protein → MAQRRLLEGLGVTGAEESAYRALLRHGPATLSELAAETGSSAAAIRRMLPRLEDLGLISRVAGRPLRLIATPPTIAIDILVARRQEELTHSRAAAALLATEVAARSGPQPEEVLEVVTGRDAVARRYLQLERNATREMLVLVHPPYAVDISDDRENRQRAARRGAPVTRGIYSPQAFEHPGMLAHTRRAIADGEQARLGQVPVKLAIADAATAILPLVSDEGQAVESALVVHPSALLDALVGLFETLWRAAVPLRLSTEGLEQEREAPDAEVLALLAAGMKDDAIARQLGLSPRTVQRRVQVLSERLGARTRFHAGFLAAQQDLLSK, encoded by the coding sequence ATGGCGCAGCGGCGCTTACTCGAAGGACTTGGGGTCACGGGCGCTGAGGAATCGGCGTACCGGGCTTTGCTCAGACACGGTCCCGCGACGCTGAGCGAGCTGGCGGCCGAGACCGGCTCGTCCGCCGCTGCCATCCGCCGCATGCTGCCCCGGCTGGAGGACCTCGGCCTGATCTCCCGCGTGGCCGGCCGGCCGTTGCGCCTCATCGCCACTCCACCCACCATCGCCATCGACATCCTCGTCGCCCGCCGCCAGGAGGAGCTGACCCACAGCCGCGCCGCCGCCGCGCTTCTGGCCACGGAAGTAGCCGCCCGCAGCGGGCCGCAGCCGGAGGAGGTGCTGGAGGTGGTGACCGGCCGCGACGCTGTTGCCCGCCGTTACCTCCAGCTGGAACGCAACGCCACGCGGGAGATGCTGGTGCTGGTGCATCCGCCGTACGCGGTGGACATCAGCGACGACCGGGAGAACCGGCAACGAGCGGCCCGCAGGGGAGCACCCGTCACCCGCGGCATCTACAGCCCTCAGGCCTTCGAACACCCCGGCATGCTGGCCCACACGCGCCGCGCCATCGCCGACGGCGAGCAGGCCAGGCTCGGCCAGGTGCCAGTCAAACTAGCCATAGCCGACGCGGCCACCGCCATCCTCCCGCTGGTCTCCGACGAGGGCCAAGCTGTCGAGAGCGCCCTCGTCGTCCACCCGTCAGCGCTGCTCGACGCCCTGGTCGGCCTGTTCGAGACGCTGTGGCGAGCCGCCGTGCCGCTGCGCCTGTCGACGGAGGGCCTGGAACAGGAGCGCGAGGCCCCGGACGCCGAGGTGCTGGCCCTCCTGGCCGCCGGCATGAAGGATGATGCCATCGCCAGGCAACTGGGTCTGAGCCCGCGTACGGTGCAGCGCCGCGTCCAGGTGCTGAGCGAGCGCCTGGGCGCCAGAACCCGCTTCCACGCCGGCTTCCTTGCCGCCCAGCAGGACTTGCTGTCCAAGTGA
- a CDS encoding ribbon-helix-helix domain-containing protein produces MTEKRAISLPDEDAAWLDQKVQSGDVASFSAGVAALIAGARQREAWLARDAEAFGEPLPDDPDREDYWAARLRRSTAEVLDDNKHDAA; encoded by the coding sequence ATGACCGAGAAGAGGGCGATCAGCCTGCCAGACGAGGACGCCGCATGGCTCGACCAGAAGGTGCAGTCAGGCGATGTCGCTTCTTTTTCGGCGGGCGTGGCCGCGCTGATCGCGGGCGCTCGTCAACGAGAAGCCTGGCTTGCCCGCGACGCGGAAGCCTTCGGTGAGCCGCTTCCCGACGATCCGGATCGTGAGGACTACTGGGCCGCTCGGCTGCGTCGCTCCACAGCCGAGGTCCTCGACGACAACAAGCACGATGCCGCATGA